Within the Hippoglossus stenolepis isolate QCI-W04-F060 chromosome 2, HSTE1.2, whole genome shotgun sequence genome, the region gattagccaaaatgtcctctggACTTAAAACTATTTGTGTGGACAAAGGTTGGACTTATGTGATAAAAGACACAAgttggactgtaaacagtgtacatCGAGCGTAAGAGTCATAACCTAGATATCCCGAGGCTAATTTATCAGACGATAGGTGATGTGGTTCAGGATTGACTCCGTCTTTATCATGAGCCAGTTAGTTAGCTGGTTCCGAGTGACCTCACATACAGACATGCAGTTACACCCACCCACACTCTCATTCTTTCACTTCCTTATTGACACACGCTTAGTCATTAAGGAGCATGAATAAGTGgacttacagacagacactTTTGGCCTAGAGGCAACCTTTGAAAAGCACAATAATCAACTGGGCTCTCCTTCACTTTCACTGTTGGTAGTGGCTCTTGCATGCGGGCTCTCAGTCACAGGGACACATTCCTGTCCCAGGTGATTCTTGTGGCTGACtagcagcagaaaaaaaggtAGGGTGTGTGCAATACTGTGAGAGCAGGAAATAAATGTAGCTTGTGCGGTTTCTTATCTCTATATGTGTTTACATAGCCCAAAGGCTTTGGCATGCCTCTGCCACTCTCCCAGGCAGCGGTGCACGACCTCAGTCATCACTGACAGGTTCCCACATGCTCACATCTGCCCGACACTTTCTACTATTCCCTGAGTCCTAAGACTCTCTTCTCTTGCTTTGTCTTGTTTACCTGATCCGGGCAGAGTTGCACTTCTAAAAGTTGTGGTTGCAATACGTGAAAGTGCTAATTGCAATTATTcccagatacattttttttaatattttttatacgAAAATACATTTGGCAGTTGGAGACAGCTGTATTTCATCCTTGAATCAGGGGTGAGCAGTGTCCCCTCTGGCTCTGCCTCTTCATTTTCATACCATCAAGTTGTGAGATGGCACAACAGATAGTTAGAGTTCCCCCTGTGGCTGGAATGGGAAGTGCACCACACCCATCACAACCCCTGGGCAGGCAATGCCGACGGTGACGtgatgagagagaaacaggttttatctctctgctcgtctctcattcatttcattactgacatttttttcatctgttCATTCCATCATCATAGTTCATTCTTGCCGACCATGCAgacatctttgtgtttgttctaaTCCGTCAAATATTTTCACTTGGGTTTTAAAAGCTGCTGcatgcttgttttgtttctggtCAGGCTTTCATTAGATAGTTGTTACCATCGTTGTCATATGGAAAATATTAAGCAACCtttcagtttttaaactttaatgtgAAGTGCCTGAGCTTTACAATAGGTTCcaaaattcaaatgaaagttGATGACGGTTgcttcactttttatttttatttgtattgctgGAAAAGTTCAACTGCCCAGTGACTGGTGTGtgtatatgcgtgtgtgttaatgtgtattcCTTTCTCATGGCAGAACGGCCGCATACCTTGTAATGCAGACATAGAGAGGCTGACACTGAACGAGGGTTACATCAACGGCACACATCACGTAAGCATCCATTAGAGCCCTTCTCAATGCcacttattttattgttaacatGCTTAACCATAAGGACAACCCATGTGAAACCTCTATTTGCTACATTTCTGAAATATGTGAATATGCATGGGTGTAGTTCAGGATGGAGCCTGGTCAGGTGATGCAGGAGACGTACACAGTGGAGGAGGAACCCCAGGAGTCTCAGCCCGTCGTCTCTGTGACCAGTGAAGATGGAACCACTCGGCGCACAGAAACCACGGTAATAcatagatccaaataaatatattatcaaTAATCCTTAGATGCCAATAGAGTGACATGCTGTCATAAATGGTTACAAATGAGTGTTGTCTTGAATCATGATATAGCTGTTAATATTTATCCTTGTGATTACATTCCAATAACACTATTTCATGGCTATCAATATTCAGCAGTAACTTCTTGTTTTCCGTCTCCTGCTCTTTAAGGTAAAGAAAGTAGTAAAGACCACTACCACTCGCACAGTTATCCCTTCTGTGTCAGACACACTTTCCCTGGATGGTGGGGGATCAGTGACTGGCATGGGGGGCTACACCACTCCCATGGACCGGGTCTACAGGCCGCCACCTAGTGGAGGAATGCCAATGGACTATCCCACTCACACCGTGCCCCGAAACTACCACTACGGACCTCCAGGGGGTTATGACGATTACCGCAGTGGGCCTCCGTCTGAGACCTACGCAAGCCTTAGCAGGGGCGCTCACATGGACGATCGCTACAGGTACCATACTTGTTGAAATGCAATGTATTTAAGACAATAAATACACATTCTGATTGGATAATGTTTTCTGGTCTCGTTCTCAACCTCTGCTTCCTTCTGTTCTCCAGACCGGTTCATCCAGACGGTTACAGAACGCTGGATCCAAGCTACAGAGCCACCAGCAGGAACCAGCTGGACCCCTATGCTGCACAGCCACAGGTATGTTCAGCTTGCCACACTTGCTAAATGTGGGGCTTTGTGTTGTATCTTAAGAATTGAATAGGATGTAATTTGGTAGACACCAGCTTTCCGATTGTCTTACCCTAACTTCTGCCTCTGTGTAGGTTGGGCGTATGGGAAGTGCTATGGAGCTTTCCTCCCTCCCGAGGTTTGTTCCAGAGCCTTACGGTCTGGAGGATGATCAGCGCAGCATGGGTTATGATGAGCCTGACTATGGGATGGGACACCCAATGCACTACAGCACCGTGCCCCGCAACCCGCATGTATTCCCCCATGGCCCCCCACGCCGCGCTGGGTAagtgatatttgtttttgtggtgACTCATCTATGTTAATAGGGATCTAGATGCAGGGGCGCCGCTAAAAATGTTGGAACCTATGAAAGAATATAACCTAAACCACCCACCAGCCTGGAAAACCCCTTTGATAATTCGTAgtttaataacagaaaatgaaaaaaagaatagcCCTAAACACTCttcaactaactaactaataataataacaacaataataatagtgttCTCCGGGCACCCCTGTCTGTGCTGGTCCCTTGGAAATCGCCCTAACCCTTTTCTCAGTTAACAAGTACATCTTCGCTAAATGTTTTGTATATGCATGGCTATTTGTTGGGACTGGTTCATTTAAGGATGAGTAAAATATCTACTTTGTGGAAATCGAGTTGTTGAAATGTGCACAAAAAggttattttaagtttaaatgcAACGTCGATGACAGCCATTACTTAAGTCTGAGAGTACTTTCCAATTCAAGTTAATGGAAAGGCTTTCTGAGACATTGAGTCACGTCAGTCCCGTAAACTCAGACATAAATAGTTAGTCTCTGCGGATTGGTCACATTTTACGAGACTGTCATGGCTCAGCATAGTTAGCGGACTCTAGATATCCTGTTGCAAATCTAGTGATGGTGTTAACAAGACTGAATAAAATCACAGTGCACTCTCATCTGagctctgggtttgtgtttgttgaagaCAGTAAACAGTTTGCGGATCCTGCTTCATTCAGTCTGTCCCTGCCAGGGAGCTAACAGTAGCCAACCAGCTGTATGTCAATACAAACAGTGCAGATGAATTAATGAACAGTTTTAAAATTCCACCTTGTCTGTGCATAGTTGAAGCAACGGCTACTGGCAGTCCATGTGTAGTTGTATGGAATAGCatttaacaattattttttaaaacatgcataatgaattattttaagtggttacgttttttttattgttcttattcttttcttgtgtttgcaATCAGTGccaaaactttaaaatatgttCAAAGTTAAATCTATAATATGCTTctataaacatttatattcaagGAATCAAGTGATTAAAGTTGAAGTAATTGAAATTTCCCAGGATTAATTCTGTAAAGCTATAATTATTTGTTGTAACTGAATCAAATTGGATCATAAGATCAGTGCTGGTATCCAATACTAATCCTTCTTATAAACAATAACAAGGTAAACTCTGGTATCTAATTTatctcagtttgttttgatAGATGtctgtttatacatttttgtcacCTCCCTCCACAGGAGTTACGAGGGCACCTTGGATGGAGACATGAGTGGTCCAGGGGACATGTATTACTGGGGGGGAGGAGCACCTCTGGCCCAGGGTGAAAGAGGAAGCATGGCATCGTTGGACAGCACACTGAGGAAAGGTCCCGGCCCCAGTGGCTGGCGTCAGCCAGAGCTGCCAGAGGTCATCGCCATGCTCAACTACAGGCTAGACCCTGTCAAGAGCAATGCAGCCGCATACCTGCAGCATCTCACCTATAAGAATGATAAAGTAAGAGATGCTCATATGCAAACACAGCAAAGCTTTTAGCAACTTACAatgttttggcttcaatttGTAGATCAGAAGCAATCATATGTCAGGAGTGTGAGGGTGAAATACACTTGTTTCGGATTAAAGTAAAGTTATGTATGATAGCAAAAAACAGCTGTTCTAAAATGGGAGCGTTTGGATGAAGAGTTTGTTGGATACATCAAACTTTTGATTTAGGGAGTACAGtggaagagtttttttttttataaagttgGAGGTTCGAGAGGTTCAGGAGGATTTTGAATTGAAACTGGTTTCAAATTTAAATGCCTCAAAAGCATCTTTTGAGGCCACTTATCAGTTATTGAGAACAACTATTCAGTGCCACATTTTGGAAAAGTTCAGTCAATGTTGATGGTTAAGAATTAGTATCTATATGAGACCAGAGCTTGATCTCTGAAGTGTAGATGAACTTTACAGATATCAGTGGTGATACAGCATAAGGTAATATTGGGGGAATGTCTTTAACTGCATTCATAGAAGACAAAACTTGTGCAAGACAAGATTTCTTAGTTTTAATCTTAAATAAAAAGAGCTGCAAAAAACTGTATTGATGGGACTTCTTCTAGTTTGCCCACAGAAGTTATTCTTCTTAAAGTATTTTCCACGacataatttataataaacagAAACCTGGACTTTACCTGACCACCATCCACTACTAacatccatccttccttcctctttccagGTGAAAACTGATGTGCGTCGTATGAAAGGCATCCCAGCACTGGTTTCCATGCTTGACAACCCAAACAAAGACGtcagtttgctttttttcctccttgcCTTTCAGTTTATTCTTGACTTTGTTACAAGTGTGCTATGATTGGACTAGGTGGGGCAAAATGAGTCTCAGGGAAACTAGTGAATTTCTTATGTAATACTGACACAATCCATTGGCCTGAGGCGAGTTTTGAGGAGAAGGTGAATGTAATACTCAACCTTAATCTTTGAAGAATGAAAATTGGGAATAAGCATTACGTACCCGACTATTCTTGTTAAATCCTGGAGGTCAACATTTGTGCTAAATTTGGTTTCGACCAAaacattctgtgttttttttaacattttttatggGTCCCTTTcatttagggttagggttgtggTAGCTTTTTGCTGATGTTTGAATGGACATTACCAGACAAACCACATCATGCATTCCACTGTCAGAGCAAAGAAGCCTcttaatttcacatttcatgCTCTACGGCCAAAAACTAGTCTGAAGTCTGGTGTGTGTCGAATGATTTGCTGACTGGGAAAATGGGTCAGACAGCAACTGCATCCACTTGATGTTCTTTTCATGTCTGTTGCGTTTAAGGAACATCATCAAAACCCCTTGCTCTGGAgtttggtgcatgtctgaaagcacctATATTTATTTCACTGAAACGGACCCGATAGCAAGAAGTTAGCGAGCAAGTCATTGAAAAGTCCTCTTCTAGTTTTCAGAAAGTGCACGTCCATGTTTTTTTGGGGCGTAGCTTTGGCGAGAGGGCTGATAGGACGGGGTGGGATGTATCCGttgcatttttttcaaagtgtttccTGCTATTTccagcttttccaggattaccaaccatAGCTTTAATGTAAGGTAACATTGGTTTACAGTGAAGAAATGTGGCCACCTAAATCCCTGTGATAGGGTATGCTTGCATCAGTATCTCATGCCAAGACCCACATAATATATATAGCAGTTTCAAGGCCATGCCAACTATGCCAAATCCATGTATGTGTTATATAGGGCTGCACGCTATTAAGAAAACATGCAATATGCAATAAGGTTGTTTAATATCCCATAACCCTTTaatttggggtcttttcatacatatTTGGACCTTGAAGTAacttttttacagcttttagCGGCTCCGTCAAATctcagttttctctgttttctcttcttcttccgaCAATGATCTAAAGGtctttaatttatcatctaGGGCAGTAGGGCTCCATCTGATCgtccaaatatattgacatgcagagtgtgaagGCTTGGTGCATGAAACACCATTTATTGCAGTTTTTGCTATCTATCGCGCACGTGgatatcgcgatgacgatagATTTTCaatatatcgtgcagcccttGTGTTATAAGTGCTCTCCAAGTGATTATCCATCACGTTTAATCACTCATTAAACTGTTACTTCATTACTGATCCAGGTTCACTACGCAGCCTGTGGAGCACTAAAGAACATCTCTTATGGCAAAGATCAAGAAAACAAGATCGCCATGAAGAACTGTGACGGAGTTCCTGCGCTGACCAGGCTGCTGAGGAAGACCCGTGACCAGGACCTCACTGACACAATCACAGGTTGGAAGCACTTGAAAACACAGTTTATCGtcatatatttgttttcctgcttGTTTCTTTATCATTCCTTCAGTCCTGATGGTAGATTTAGTTGCACGTCTATGTCAATGTCACCATTTGGAGTCTTGTTTCACTCATtacttttttaccagtttttcAATAAGAAGTTTCCTTCAAAGATTACTAATATATCATCTTCTGGATACCTACCTTTCCCAAATTTTTAAAGGATTAATTATAACTTATGGTTGATGTACTCTCATTTGATAAATGATTATCCCAATGTAACTTTCTGAGTCAGACAAAAAACTACAGCAATTCATTTCTTGGTAGGGTATATAAAACATTAGAAAAGGGTTATGGGTCTATCATTAGTTTTTTCCATATTCAACTGAGAATCCAAAATTGGATCTAataccaaaaataaataacggcttgtttttcataatttttgtACTCAAATCCAAAATAGGAAATGAATGGGCCCCAATAGGATAATTCATTTGTCCACTGGTGTAACTTGGAAGTCTCTGTGTCCCTAGGTTTCATAAGAGATTTAATGGACTCCCTCTATTCAGACTGGTttacacacaaatcacaaaatgcAACCATCCATAAGCTTATGTTTTCTAAAGGGAGATTTTTAAAGTGACAGTTGGTGCTGCAAGAATGCTGCATAACTAAACAGGGCGTTTTGAATACTtaaaattctgtatttttcccAGGAACGCTGTGGAACCTGTCGTCTCATGACTCTGTGAAAATGGAAATTGTAGACCATGCACTGCACGCCCTCTCCGACGAGGTGATGGTGCCCCACTCGGGCTGGGAGAAAGGGAGCAACGGAGCAGGAGGCGGCGAGGAGAACTGCAAGCCCCGACACCTCGAGTGGGAGACGGCCCTCACCAACACAGCAGGCTGCCTGAggtagggagggagggatgtaGGTACAGGTGGTATCAGAAGGCAGATTAGAGCTgagagagagctagagagagagagagagagagagagagagagatgccagCTTAACAGATGGATGGAGCTGTGGGATGTATAAGGGAGGAAGGAAGCGATGAAGAGTTGGCCGAgcagaagagaaggaaacacataatggagaggaaagaaaatatttcatgtgAAGCTTTTTGTGCAAAGTGTGGAAACAGTGAGATGACCAACGCCTGATGTGTTTCCCTGTCAGAGTAAACGGTCCCCTACACTTTATAAACATTTCACcttaatgttttaattgttgGGCAGTGAAAGAAAGAATGCATTACATGCCACAGTGCAAAttaaactatgaggtctgactgtctgcacgGATGGTAAACACATTATTGACCCTGGTGCGAGCTTGTGGTAGTTTGTGATAGCGTGACAGCATGAGTGAGCATGTGGAAAAAAAGTGCTGTACAAGCCAAGTAAAAGAcctcttatgttattatgagaagtgtaaaaaatattttggttcATTTTGAAACTGGGACGGGACAAAGAAGAATATGGCGggccgccacagtctagataattaatgggaaacaggACTGTATCATATCTATATAATAACTTCAGTAAAATACACTTTCTGAGTTGAAAGACAAAGGCCAATGAGCAAGAATATCACTTTCAAAATTCTGTTGTGGAATCAGTGCTCTatgtaaccctaacccattgAAATACTTGTGGGCTAAATGTCAGTTATTTATTAAAGAAGAAATTCTGGGTGAATTAAATCGTCCCAGGGATGTGGACGGGTGGAAGAGTTTACAGGGAGGGGGTAAGCAGAGGACACTGGGGCATTGACTTAAACAGTGTAAACAGTGTAAACAGTATGTTCCAGCCTCCAGGTCTGTTATCTGTGCATTCCCCTCGGCCACACGGTTAATTACAGCGTTCACTTGTGGCTGTAGAGAAGTATGTGTGAATAACTTGGTAATCTTGATCATTTGAAAACTTTGGTATTTGCCGAAAGGGTCTGGGCAGTATCATTCACTACACAGTATTACTAGACCTGCATTGTCAGATAAATTCTATAGATTATTACTGAGAATGCACCAACATTATGTTGATCTTGACTCATAAACATGCAGACGTTACTttgtatattataataattgcTCAGGTGCTTGTGGTTCATTGGTTCTTGCTTTTTCTAACCTATTTTTTCGTTTGTACACATTCAACATAATTGCTGATGTCTGTTAGCATCACATATCTAACCATGTAACATGAATATGATCATATGAATACAGCATGGAGAGTTTGAACATAAACAGTAGTTTTTTAAACTTGCTTAAacgaagagagaggagaggtaaCTGGTGTGTGATCTGATAGGTGGCACATTAAAAGGAAAACTTGTTTAAATCCTCAGTTGACAAGTATTGTATTAAAAGATGATTCCGGTAGGTTTTAGCTAAATTGGGtgaaattttattttgtatataaagTCGTGTAAAGCAGTAGATGGGAGACTTGGAACCCgttcagacattttaatgccaggtgtgaacaaaTGTACGTAGAGCTGTTCACTTGTGATCAGCTCTCTGAAAAGGACTTTTCACACCTATAATAAGTAGCTCCCTGTTTCCTCACACATGGCTGACCAAAGTTGATCAGAGGATGAGCAGTTGGCAGACAGAGGTGGGATTATTTGGTGCTTGTGTGTCCGTGAACAGCGGCTCTGTTATTGTGTCGTATCAAAGGTTAATCTAGAGGTAGAAGATCTAACACTGATTAATCCTCCCTCATTGAAGTGCatactttctttctcttcctgtgcGCAGACAGGATTCACTGACAGTGACTTCACCTGACAGTAGAATCatagaaaagtagaaaatgtgGTGGACTATGGCCCTCTCCTGTGCTGCTGTACTGATCTGATTTAGTTTGTATTTGCTATCAGAAATGTTGCAGTGAAGTGAAATGAGTGCCCCCTGCTGTGGAGGGGAATGCGTCCTGTTATTGTGTGAGAGGGCGCGTCTGTCACCAGGAAAAACAGGCCAGCACAAAAGACCAAGGCTGGATGTCTTGAGTTTCCTCCTTCTATGGTCCTTTTTCTTCACGTCCGTTCTGTATCAgtgaatgaagaaataaatggTTTCAATTTTCCATCTATCCACTGCTGTTAGATCTTTTAAGTGGGACCCAAtcacagagagagtgaagaaaTTGGTCCCGAGCTGTAACTTGAACCGAACTCTTTGTAAAGCAGGAGTTTTTAACAGGAGTTTCATTCAAACAGATCTTGGGGGGAGTGTTCAAGCATTGTGTGCAGGAATTCCTTTTGTAGTGACTTGTTTATTTCCCCAGCCGCTAATCcctattttgttttacattcttCTTTCTCATCCTCTCAACTTTCCGCTGGTCTGAAGAAATGTGAGTTCGGAGCGAAGTGAGGCGAGGAGGAAGCTGAGGGAATGCACAGGATTGGTCGATTCGCTTATGTACATCGTCCAATCCCAGATCGATTGTAAAGATGTTGACAATAAGGTTTGTGgatttatttaacattagaCAATTGAAGCATTTTCCCCCTAGTTAtcaattaagttgttttttttaagcaataGAGACTAATAAGTTCaggtattttttaaagaataattgaATTAAGATCCAGTGTATATGTTCCACTGCCAGTAGGTGATTTGGTGTAGTATTAAACTTTGCAGGATTAGTTTCTATTAAGATTAAACAATATTAATTCTTCATTCTTTTTCTCtatcatctctttttttccaccagTTGATAGAGAACAGCATGTGTCTGCTGAGGAACTTGTCCTATCAGGTTCACCGTGAAATCCCTGGCTGTGAGCGCTACCAGGAGGCCGCGCCCATCAACCAGGGCCCTGCCCCCTCCAGCCAGAAGGGCGGCTGCTTCAGCTCCCGCAAGGGCAaaggtaagagagagagaaatgtgctgTATTTGTTTAGTCAGTTGGAGAAAGAATCAGGAttactgtgatgtcactgttgtCAACTCTGTCTTACTCATctaatacagacacacacacacacacacacacacacacacacacacacacacacacacacacacacacacacacacacacacacacacacacacacacacacacacacacacacacacacacacttgcacaaacacacttgcacaaacaaaaccatttgCTTGCACAGGAATGTGAACAATTTCCCCGACTGAGAGGAAGCTCATGCTCTCGCACACTGTGTTTCACTGAGAGTATTGATTACTTTTTCCTCAACTACACAAcccctctctgctgctttgtggTTATTCCAGTattaattataaaatgattttacagTGACAAAGACCATCCCTTAAcattgatattaataataattcagatACTGTGTCCTCCCTTCTggctttctttgtttttgatatgtttcttgttttatttagataaaATGAGGCAGTGtgaaatttgtgtttgttttcattatccatccatctttattgaTTAACAAATTATTGTTGCAGTTTATGAAATGTCAACAgttggaaaatattttttatcacaATTTTCTAGGGACcaatgttttgcattttgtccTGGGAAATGACTGAAAGGATTTATTGATaatctaaatatttatttattctgatgATCAACTAATCACAGCTTTAATATCCtataaaaaagataattattAAGTAACAAGAACACTGAGTTGatggtggattttttttaacagtgatCTCTAAAGAAAATAAGGTCACATTTACTGTTATCGGACTTTTACATGGAGCCAGACTAGATTTTACAATGTTATAAATGAGACAGAATATATAACtactgtgtgagagagaagattCCATCTAAAGAACCTGTTATGCCTCAAACTGAGTGTCCAGAGTGTTAACGATGTGTAATATGAAATTACCTGAACAggtttttgctttgctttgacaccttcacacttggcatgtcaCATAATTGACTGTGTGTGGTGGTAGCAGTGCCTTTGTGATGTAATCAGGTGTTGACTGGGTGCCTCAGTTATGGCTGCTTTGCCCTTATCTTAatgctctctcttcctcctgttttgcCATCCTGTCCCTCTTCATCCcttccttttttctgtcttctctcctctccatgtTTCTCTCGTGTTTTTGCGCTGGGCTACAGATGAGTGGTTTTCCAAAGGTAAGCTCCTTACCTCTGTATGACGGCACTGTGCTTCTGCTGCCTGCTTTTGTTGTAGTAATAGCAGTAGTAGAGTAGCTGTAGCTGAGCTAACAGGTTGGTACTAACATGCACCCTTCTTTCTCACTGTGAGAgaattatattgaaatattcaGATAATTACCTTCATCACTCGTTGGTCGGTTTCTATTTTACTCTGACAATATACATCTAACCACAAAGATAGTTATTTTAAGGCTACAACCACACTACtaagtttttatttgaaaatacatCAACCCTGCTATGGAAATGCCTGACGTCCACTAGAGCGTAGATTGAGGTCTGGACGGACAAAAATGGAGATGTTCAGAAAAAACGACAAAGAAACTcacaactgcttgctgattgggtcttttcggtcacaTTTGCCAGGCTCCTATCACAAGACCCCCTTTCGATAGAAAACAATTGGCATCAGCCTCGGCTACCACTGTAGAACGCAACATTGATAATCACttacagctgttgtgcagttaaatgcTGCATTTAAATTTAGACAGGGATTAAGACTGATTTCAAATGAAtacgtagtagtatggatgtagactgacagtaaatacagttctccaaaataataatgataaatctatcatatcttttttattttatgtgctTGTAAGACTGTAATGTTGCTGCTTGCTTCCAGGTAGGAAAGATGAGGATGCAGCTTCAGATGTGATAGACATTCCAAAGAGGACCACGCCTGCTAAAGGTAAAGACTGGATCCGTTAACACGTTCACTGTATATATTGTACCAGGGAAAATAAATAAGCAGGTGCTAATAACCCTCAtgttccttctgtctctcttctatACTTGTCTTCccttctgtttcttctgcttATTTTTCACCAATCACTCCTTATGTCTTTACTCTCCACACTtcccctccttctccacctgttctccacgCACTCTCCCTCGTTTCCTGTAGGCTACGAGCTGTTGTACCAGCCAGAGGTGGTCCGCATCTATACCTCTCTGCTAAAGGAGTCTAAGAACCCCACTGTGCTGGAAGCATCGGCTGGAGCTGTTCAGAACCTGTGTGCCGGCCGCTGGACTGTAAGAACAACTATctgccttttttcttctttttttttttcagagcacCATCGCTCCCTGTGCTGAGTAACTATTGTCCCAGATTGAGGGAATTAGAGCAAACATGAATGACAATGCACGACTCTGGCTGCGTTCTCCAGGAACAAACAGAGCTTAGACAATATCATGTAATTTTTGGAAATGGAGTAAGGCATTAATACGCAGCATTTACCCATGACGTTGCTTCTACTTTTGACTTTGAACATCCAAATGTTTttggagaggaaaaaataaataataaaaatcttttGAATATTGTAAAAGCAGGTAAGTTAAGTCATAAATACTCTTTTAGTGGTTAAATCTGCTGCACGCAATTAGTGGGAGACACAATAATCCAGGAAAAGGAGTTTGAAATATTACTTAATACTTGCCGACCTCCAGTATTAATACTGTGTAATCATTCAGGTTTCTTTTGATATGATCATCTACAAAATGCTGTAAATGTGCTGTTTAATTTTAAAGCTATTATTGCAAATTTAGTCAAAGATGGTGCTTTGTGCACCTCTTTCCATAGTTAT harbors:
- the ctnnd1 gene encoding catenin delta-1 isoform X8, with the protein product MEPGQVMQETYTVEEEPQESQPVVSVTSEDGTTRRTETTVKKVVKTTTTRTVIPSVSDTLSLDGGGSVTGMGGYTTPMDRVYRPPPSGGMPMDYPTHTVPRNYHYGPPGGYDDYRSGPPSETYASLSRGAHMDDRYRPVHPDGYRTLDPSYRATSRNQLDPYAAQPQVGRMGSAMELSSLPRFVPEPYGLEDDQRSMGYDEPDYGMGHPMHYSTVPRNPHVFPHGPPRRAGSYEGTLDGDMSGPGDMYYWGGGAPLAQGERGSMASLDSTLRKGPGPSGWRQPELPEVIAMLNYRLDPVKSNAAAYLQHLTYKNDKVKTDVRRMKGIPALVSMLDNPNKDVHYAACGALKNISYGKDQENKIAMKNCDGVPALTRLLRKTRDQDLTDTITGTLWNLSSHDSVKMEIVDHALHALSDEVMVPHSGWEKGSNGAGGGEENCKPRHLEWETALTNTAGCLRNVSSERSEARRKLRECTGLVDSLMYIVQSQIDCKDVDNKLIENSMCLLRNLSYQVHREIPGCERYQEAAPINQGPAPSSQKGGCFSSRKGKDEWFSKGRKDEDAASDVIDIPKRTTPAKGYELLYQPEVVRIYTSLLKESKNPTVLEASAGAVQNLCAGRWTYGRYIRALLRQEKGLPMMTELLAHGNDRVVRAMSGALRNMAIDARNRDLLGKHAVPHLVANLPGGGQSQPVRALSEETVVSVLSTLHEVLGSSLEAAKILRASQGIERLVLINKDGNRSEREVRGAGLVLQTVWGYKELRRTLEKDGWKKTDFMVNLNPPSNNSRANGGYEDSTLPLIDKGGKGDRDMIPMNDLGPDAYSTLDQRGRRNTLDNTLEPADKDAVQGGMYGERQASLPLMDSYDEKLIVCITRRQPPPTYCPC
- the ctnnd1 gene encoding catenin delta-1 isoform X3, whose translation is MCSFCVACVETRSLLFQPLSLGVVCQVEQGDTGLAAVVVEQQRGTRARTCCNGRIPCNADIERLTLNEGYINGTHHFRMEPGQVMQETYTVEEEPQESQPVVSVTSEDGTTRRTETTVKKVVKTTTTRTVIPSVSDTLSLDGGGSVTGMGGYTTPMDRVYRPPPSGGMPMDYPTHTVPRNYHYGPPGGYDDYRSGPPSETYASLSRGAHMDDRYRPVHPDGYRTLDPSYRATSRNQLDPYAAQPQVGRMGSAMELSSLPRFVPEPYGLEDDQRSMGYDEPDYGMGHPMHYSTVPRNPHVFPHGPPRRAGSYEGTLDGDMSGPGDMYYWGGGAPLAQGERGSMASLDSTLRKGPGPSGWRQPELPEVIAMLNYRLDPVKSNAAAYLQHLTYKNDKVKTDVRRMKGIPALVSMLDNPNKDVHYAACGALKNISYGKDQENKIAMKNCDGVPALTRLLRKTRDQDLTDTITGTLWNLSSHDSVKMEIVDHALHALSDEVMVPHSGWEKGSNGAGGGEENCKPRHLEWETALTNTAGCLRNVSSERSEARRKLRECTGLVDSLMYIVQSQIDCKDVDNKLIENSMCLLRNLSYQVHREIPGCERYQEAAPINQGPAPSSQKGGCFSSRKGKGRKDEDAASDVIDIPKRTTPAKGYELLYQPEVVRIYTSLLKESKNPTVLEASAGAVQNLCAGRWTYGRYIRALLRQEKGLPMMTELLAHGNDRVVRAMSGALRNMAIDARNRDLLGKHAVPHLVANLPGGGQSQPVRALSEETVVSVLSTLHEVLGSSLEAAKILRASQGIERLVLINKDGNRSEREVRGAGLVLQTVWGYKELRRTLEKDGWKKTDFMVNLNPPSNNSRANGGYEDSTLPLIDKGGKGDRDMIPMNDLGPDAYSTLDQRGRRNTLDNTLEPADKDAVQGGMYGERQASLPLMDSYDEKLIVCITRRQPPPTYCPC